The following are encoded in a window of Sporosarcina luteola genomic DNA:
- a CDS encoding transporter substrate-binding domain-containing protein — translation MKKIGALVLLMSIMLVVAACGADKSSGSGGGTKYKVGVDNTYPPFEFEVDGKLTGIDIDIISAIAKNQGFEIEFDSMDFGGIIPAMQADQLDIAIAGMSITDKRREVVDFSDPYFDAGLSLVINDKTTDITSLEDLSGKVIAVKNGTTGASFAQEHESEYGYKVVQFDDSPAMFQEVQNGSADALIEDYPVIAYAISQNNLDLKIVGERLNGDQYGIAVLKGKHSDVLKKINDGLQELRDSGEYDEILAKYLGE, via the coding sequence ATGAAGAAAATTGGTGCTTTAGTTTTGTTGATGTCAATTATGCTCGTCGTTGCAGCATGTGGCGCTGACAAGAGTTCTGGTTCAGGGGGAGGAACAAAATATAAAGTCGGAGTTGACAATACGTATCCGCCTTTTGAATTTGAAGTAGATGGCAAGCTGACGGGAATCGATATCGATATTATCTCAGCGATTGCAAAGAACCAAGGATTTGAAATAGAATTCGACTCAATGGATTTTGGGGGAATCATCCCAGCAATGCAAGCAGACCAACTTGATATTGCAATTGCAGGTATGAGTATCACTGATAAGCGTAGAGAAGTTGTTGATTTTTCGGATCCGTACTTTGATGCAGGTTTGTCATTAGTCATTAATGACAAAACGACAGATATTACTTCACTTGAGGATTTATCAGGCAAAGTGATTGCTGTTAAAAACGGTACAACTGGCGCCAGCTTCGCTCAAGAACACGAAAGTGAATATGGCTATAAAGTTGTTCAGTTTGATGACAGCCCGGCAATGTTCCAGGAAGTTCAAAATGGAAGTGCTGATGCCCTGATTGAAGACTACCCTGTCATTGCATATGCAATCTCTCAAAACAACCTTGATTTGAAGATTGTAGGGGAGCGCTTAAACGGCGACCAATACGGAATTGCAGTTCTTAAAGGAAAGCACAGTGATGTTCTTAAGAAAATTAATGATGGATTACAAGAACTTCGTGATAGCGGGGAGTACGACGAGATTTTAGCTAAATACCTTGGCGAATAA
- a CDS encoding RtcB family protein yields the protein MKKKIFGVHDDNTLRQFKNCLRTGQVAGGVLCADGHYGYSQPVGGVVVYDGQISPSGVGYDIACGNKAVRTNLKLADIEKDIPRIMDEIASSISFGFGRKNKEKVDHEVFDDPDWAVYQEIGKQEHDRLKKLAKDQLGTVGAGNHYVDLLVEKETGAVWVANHFGSRGFGHKTASGFLNLAIGRDFDDRAPGESMEQAPTLIDMDSELGDLYYRAMTLSGKYAYAGRDYVMDEVLSILGATSEFEVHNHHNYAWKETHFGKEYIVVRKGATPSAPGQMGFIGGSMGDISVIVRGKENEANADAFYSTVHGAGRIMSRTEAAGRMNWKTRTRRGGKITQERMDQAIKKYGVELRGGGTDESPFVYRKLRDVLEAHKETIDVLHVLKPVGVCMAGANEYDPFKD from the coding sequence ATGAAGAAGAAAATCTTTGGCGTGCATGATGATAACACGTTGCGTCAATTCAAAAATTGCTTGCGGACAGGGCAAGTGGCGGGCGGCGTGCTATGTGCTGATGGGCATTACGGATATAGTCAGCCGGTCGGGGGCGTGGTCGTGTATGACGGCCAGATTTCGCCGTCCGGTGTCGGTTATGACATTGCCTGCGGAAATAAAGCGGTCCGGACCAATTTGAAGTTGGCCGATATTGAAAAGGATATTCCTCGTATCATGGATGAAATTGCGTCTTCTATTTCGTTCGGCTTTGGCCGGAAGAATAAGGAGAAGGTGGACCATGAAGTGTTCGACGATCCCGATTGGGCAGTGTATCAGGAGATCGGCAAGCAGGAACACGACCGACTGAAGAAATTGGCGAAGGACCAATTGGGGACGGTTGGAGCCGGGAACCATTACGTCGATCTGTTAGTGGAGAAGGAGACCGGAGCTGTGTGGGTGGCCAATCACTTTGGCAGCAGAGGGTTTGGCCATAAGACGGCAAGCGGATTTTTGAACTTGGCAATCGGCCGGGATTTTGATGATCGCGCGCCAGGCGAAAGCATGGAGCAGGCGCCGACATTGATTGATATGGACAGCGAATTGGGGGACCTTTATTATCGTGCGATGACGTTGAGCGGGAAATACGCATATGCGGGCAGGGATTATGTGATGGATGAAGTGCTTTCTATTTTAGGTGCAACTTCCGAGTTCGAGGTTCATAATCACCATAACTATGCATGGAAAGAAACTCACTTCGGCAAGGAGTATATCGTCGTCCGAAAGGGAGCAACCCCTTCGGCTCCAGGGCAAATGGGCTTTATTGGGGGGAGCATGGGCGACATTTCAGTCATTGTACGTGGCAAAGAGAATGAAGCGAACGCCGATGCCTTCTATAGCACGGTCCACGGGGCAGGCAGGATCATGAGTCGCACAGAAGCGGCGGGCAGGATGAACTGGAAAACGCGCACACGACGAGGCGGGAAAATCACCCAGGAGCGGATGGATCAAGCCATCAAAAAATATGGCGTGGAACTCCGAGGCGGGGGAACGGATGAAAGTCCATTCGTCTATCGCAAATTGCGCGACGTTCTGGAAGCGCACAAGGAAACGATCGATGTACTGCACGTATTGAAACCAGTAGGCGTCTGCATGGCCGGCGCGAATGAATACGACCCGTTTAAAGATTGA
- a CDS encoding solute symporter family protein, producing MSFWSYSIFFAVIALTLYITYWAAKQTRTASEFYTAGGSLTGWQNGMAIAGDYLSAASFLGIAGAISLNGFDGFYYSVGWLTAYLVVLFLIAEPLRNLGKYTMADMIGSRFGAKKVRGAAALNTITIVLFYMLAQLVGAGALIKLLFGIEYWISVLIVGVMMLVYVLFGGMTATSWVQIIKAILLMVGTIVISFLVLMKFNFNFVGMFDVMRTATVHGESYLHSGVVYKDPIGLISVLLALVLGTAGLPHILMRFFTVKDAKTARSSVVYAVWIIGIFYVMTIFLGFGAAKFVGRDAIIAENSAGNMAAPMLAGVLGGDPLESFVAAVAFATILAVVAGLVLSGASAIAHDIYAEIIKKGKVTEKQQVFAARMAAIGVSFVSILLALGSEKLNVAFLVSLAFCIAASANVPTILFTIYWRKFNTTGAVASMLTGLITALVLVAVSPNIINPVEGAAFFVGEPLFPFVNPAIISIPAGFIAAVVGTYIGAKRHEAAEVAYAEVRFKAETGYRGAEG from the coding sequence ATGAGTTTTTGGTCCTATTCAATCTTTTTTGCAGTTATCGCTTTGACGCTTTACATCACCTATTGGGCTGCTAAACAGACTCGCACGGCGAGTGAGTTTTATACGGCCGGCGGTTCGTTGACAGGATGGCAGAACGGAATGGCCATTGCGGGGGACTATTTATCAGCTGCCTCATTCCTAGGGATTGCCGGAGCCATTTCACTGAACGGCTTTGACGGCTTCTATTACAGCGTCGGCTGGTTGACAGCTTATCTCGTCGTTTTGTTTTTAATCGCGGAACCGCTTCGGAATCTTGGGAAGTACACGATGGCCGATATGATCGGTTCACGTTTCGGAGCAAAGAAAGTCCGTGGGGCTGCTGCACTTAATACGATTACGATCGTCCTTTTCTATATGCTAGCACAGCTGGTCGGCGCAGGTGCGCTCATCAAGTTGCTCTTCGGCATCGAATACTGGATTTCAGTTCTTATTGTCGGTGTGATGATGTTGGTCTATGTTTTATTCGGTGGAATGACTGCTACGAGCTGGGTGCAGATCATCAAGGCGATTTTGCTCATGGTCGGGACAATCGTCATTTCGTTCCTCGTTCTTATGAAATTCAATTTTAATTTCGTTGGCATGTTCGATGTCATGCGGACGGCGACGGTACATGGAGAGTCGTATCTCCATTCCGGTGTTGTCTATAAAGATCCGATCGGGCTCATTTCAGTACTTCTCGCACTCGTTCTCGGAACTGCGGGATTGCCGCACATCCTTATGCGCTTCTTTACGGTTAAAGACGCGAAAACAGCGCGTTCTTCGGTCGTTTACGCAGTGTGGATTATCGGGATTTTCTACGTTATGACGATTTTCCTTGGGTTCGGTGCCGCAAAATTCGTCGGCAGGGACGCAATCATCGCAGAAAACTCGGCGGGCAATATGGCCGCTCCAATGCTAGCAGGGGTACTCGGTGGGGATCCGCTTGAATCGTTCGTCGCAGCCGTTGCATTCGCTACGATTCTAGCAGTCGTTGCAGGGCTCGTGCTCTCCGGCGCATCGGCAATCGCACATGACATTTACGCGGAAATCATTAAAAAAGGCAAAGTGACGGAAAAACAGCAAGTGTTTGCAGCCCGGATGGCAGCAATCGGTGTCTCTTTCGTTTCCATCTTGCTTGCACTCGGATCGGAGAAGCTCAATGTCGCGTTCCTCGTCTCGCTCGCATTCTGTATCGCCGCGTCAGCGAACGTTCCGACAATCCTGTTCACGATTTACTGGCGAAAATTCAATACGACAGGTGCAGTTGCTTCCATGCTGACAGGGCTTATTACTGCCCTCGTCCTTGTCGCGGTCAGCCCGAATATCATCAATCCGGTTGAAGGCGCTGCATTCTTCGTAGGCGAACCGCTCTTCCCGTTCGTCAATCCGGCAATCATCTCCATCCCGGCCGGATTCATTGCTGCCGTCGTCGGCACATATATCGGAGCGAAACGCCACGAAGCTGCGGAAGTCGCTTATGCGGAAGTCCGTTTCAAAGCGGAAACTGGCTATCGCGGTGCGGAAGGATAA
- the aspA gene encoding aspartate ammonia-lyase, giving the protein MNLLSGRIEKDFLGEKEVPEHAYYGIQTIRATENFPITKEHMHPELIRAIGIVKKAAAISNVLVNDLPKDVGLAIVEAADEVIEGTLMDQFIVDPIQGGAGTSFNMNANEVIANRALEIMGREKGDYGFISPNNHVNMSQSTNDAFPTAIKIATQQMVNQLVETLERFVDELKTKEQEFDGVIKMGRTHLQDAVPIRLGQEFSAYRSVIERDIERIGRTRVHLSEINMGATAIGTGLNANAQYIETAVEQLRTISGLSLKSASNLIDSTQNTDVYTELSSALKICMINLSKMANDLRLMASGPKAGLNEINLPARQPGSSIMPGKVNPVMAEVMNQIAFQVIGNDHTISLASEAGQFELNVMEPVLVYNLLQSLTVMNNGIEVFRKYCISGITANVAQMQDYVEKSLGTITALTPYIGYEMSSKIARESFETGVPLKELCLRYNVLTLDELNRLLDPYQMTEMKREGVAHS; this is encoded by the coding sequence ATGAATTTATTATCCGGAAGAATCGAAAAGGATTTTTTAGGGGAAAAAGAAGTTCCCGAACATGCGTATTACGGGATTCAAACGATACGAGCGACTGAAAACTTTCCAATTACGAAAGAGCATATGCACCCCGAATTGATTCGCGCAATTGGGATTGTGAAAAAAGCGGCAGCCATTTCGAATGTGCTCGTCAATGACTTGCCCAAGGATGTAGGGCTTGCCATCGTTGAAGCTGCGGACGAAGTGATTGAGGGGACGTTGATGGATCAGTTCATCGTCGATCCGATTCAAGGGGGGGCAGGCACATCATTCAACATGAATGCGAATGAAGTGATCGCGAACCGTGCGCTTGAAATCATGGGACGTGAAAAAGGGGATTACGGCTTCATCAGTCCGAACAACCACGTTAACATGTCCCAGTCGACAAATGATGCATTCCCGACGGCGATTAAGATTGCGACACAGCAAATGGTCAATCAGCTGGTGGAAACGCTTGAGCGATTTGTGGACGAGCTGAAGACGAAGGAGCAGGAATTCGATGGAGTCATCAAGATGGGAAGAACTCATCTGCAGGATGCTGTTCCCATCCGCTTGGGCCAGGAATTCAGTGCATACCGAAGTGTCATCGAACGCGATATTGAACGGATTGGCAGGACGAGAGTGCATCTGTCTGAAATCAATATGGGCGCGACGGCAATCGGCACTGGACTGAATGCAAATGCGCAATACATCGAAACTGCAGTGGAACAGCTCCGCACAATCAGCGGCTTGTCATTGAAGTCTGCTAGTAACCTGATCGATTCTACGCAGAACACGGATGTGTATACAGAACTGTCTTCAGCATTGAAGATTTGTATGATCAATCTTTCGAAAATGGCTAATGATCTACGGCTCATGGCGTCAGGTCCAAAAGCCGGCCTGAATGAAATCAATCTCCCGGCAAGGCAGCCAGGTTCATCGATCATGCCAGGGAAAGTGAATCCGGTCATGGCGGAAGTGATGAACCAGATCGCCTTCCAAGTCATCGGCAACGATCATACGATCAGCCTCGCTTCCGAAGCGGGCCAATTTGAATTGAATGTCATGGAGCCAGTACTAGTCTATAATTTATTGCAATCATTGACGGTCATGAACAACGGTATCGAAGTGTTCCGCAAGTACTGCATCAGCGGAATCACAGCGAACGTCGCTCAAATGCAGGACTATGTAGAAAAAAGCCTCGGCACGATCACGGCGCTCACGCCATATATCGGTTATGAAATGTCATCAAAAATTGCACGTGAATCGTTCGAAACAGGCGTCCCGCTCAAAGAGCTTTGCCTGCGTTACAATGTTCTCACACTTGACGAGTTGAATCGCTTACTCGACCCTTACCAAATGACAGAGATGAAAAGGGAAGGCGTAGCGCATTCTTGA
- a CDS encoding YqhG family protein, which produces MYPQQIHQYVRRFFIENNCPILRENEHFVNVQLTIEMDKKIMNRPFYWKYVESTGAEPNPAQLTLITDKNRLTESVAGEVVHYGSPRLSQLFRVTNELGSFVQMYEKPPAAQVPAQIILTPWLGVNYKITYSSHRTQETLYSLGINLMTGMIINGFQESISGLDLESAISANTFHLPYTIKPLRALERLDAVIENQIKQDDHTWAEEAQVRQQRDIRVLDYFYEGIEDKPETYESEKKAIEEQYKTKIRVEIINGGLFYLRSI; this is translated from the coding sequence ATGTACCCGCAGCAAATTCATCAATACGTACGACGGTTCTTCATTGAGAACAATTGCCCCATCTTGCGTGAGAATGAGCATTTCGTAAACGTTCAATTAACGATTGAGATGGATAAAAAAATAATGAATCGACCGTTTTATTGGAAGTATGTAGAGAGCACGGGAGCCGAGCCGAACCCTGCCCAACTGACATTGATCACCGATAAAAACAGGCTGACTGAGAGCGTTGCTGGGGAGGTCGTCCATTACGGATCCCCCCGCCTCAGTCAATTGTTCCGAGTGACGAATGAGCTTGGTTCATTCGTGCAGATGTATGAGAAACCGCCTGCGGCTCAAGTTCCTGCGCAGATCATCTTGACGCCTTGGCTAGGGGTAAATTATAAAATAACGTATTCCAGCCACCGGACACAGGAAACCCTTTATTCACTGGGCATTAACTTGATGACCGGGATGATTATCAACGGTTTTCAGGAATCAATCAGCGGTCTGGATCTGGAGAGTGCGATATCCGCAAACACATTCCACTTGCCGTATACGATTAAACCCCTCCGCGCCTTGGAACGATTGGACGCGGTAATTGAAAATCAAATAAAGCAAGACGATCATACATGGGCGGAAGAGGCGCAAGTACGGCAACAACGGGACATTCGCGTGTTGGATTATTTCTACGAAGGAATTGAAGATAAGCCCGAAACATACGAGAGCGAGAAAAAAGCGATCGAAGAGCAATATAAAACCAAAATCCGAGTCGAAATCATCAACGGTGGACTGTTTTACCTAAGGTCGATTTGA
- a CDS encoding amidohydrolase family protein, translated as MKKFINATIYGDPESHEILIEDKKFKAIGNDLGNADEVIDLEGRLVLPPYVDPHLHLDYIFSGLGEGNANVSGTLFEGIQRWSDNKKSLTEELVRERAIKGIQKEVSKGVQFIRTHVDITDPNLTGMKALLKLREELKDIVTLQLVAFPQEGFFRYKGAEQLMEEALKMGADVAGGIPHFEISYEHGVESLKRIVDMAIKYDVMIDIHCDENDDPNSRFLEVLNALVMEKDYGEYTTASHTTSFGSVENSYANKMLGLFRESKINFISCPTENAHLQGRGDSYPKRRGLTRVKELLANGNNVAFAQDSIADYWYPLGNGNMMNILDNGIHLAHYTHIDEINKALDLITYNGANVMRVNDEYGIEVGKPANFIVLDAQDAYEAIRERAEVLISIRNGDYLFKREPRKNEIEIDFLKQ; from the coding sequence ATGAAAAAGTTTATTAACGCGACTATATATGGTGATCCGGAATCTCATGAAATTTTAATAGAAGATAAAAAATTCAAAGCGATAGGCAATGATTTAGGAAATGCTGATGAAGTGATTGACTTAGAGGGCCGTTTAGTTCTGCCGCCTTATGTGGATCCTCATTTGCACTTGGATTACATCTTTTCAGGACTGGGCGAAGGGAATGCAAATGTGTCTGGGACGTTGTTCGAAGGCATCCAGCGTTGGAGTGATAATAAGAAATCCCTGACGGAAGAGCTCGTGCGTGAGCGTGCGATAAAAGGAATTCAAAAAGAAGTGAGCAAAGGGGTTCAGTTTATTCGTACGCATGTCGATATTACGGACCCTAACTTGACAGGCATGAAAGCTTTACTTAAACTTCGCGAGGAATTAAAAGATATCGTGACTTTACAACTTGTCGCATTTCCTCAAGAAGGATTCTTCCGCTATAAAGGTGCGGAGCAGTTGATGGAAGAGGCGCTTAAAATGGGGGCTGACGTCGCAGGAGGGATCCCTCATTTTGAAATCTCTTATGAGCATGGCGTGGAATCATTGAAGCGTATTGTCGATATGGCAATAAAATACGACGTGATGATTGATATTCACTGTGATGAAAACGACGATCCGAATAGCCGGTTTTTAGAAGTGTTGAATGCGCTTGTGATGGAAAAAGATTATGGTGAATACACTACAGCAAGTCATACAACGAGCTTCGGTTCTGTAGAAAACAGTTATGCCAATAAGATGTTAGGTTTATTTAGAGAATCAAAAATCAACTTTATTTCTTGTCCGACTGAGAATGCTCACTTACAAGGACGCGGCGACAGCTATCCGAAACGCCGCGGCTTAACTCGAGTCAAAGAGTTATTGGCGAATGGAAATAACGTGGCGTTTGCTCAAGACTCCATCGCGGATTACTGGTATCCGTTAGGGAATGGAAATATGATGAACATTCTCGACAACGGCATCCATTTAGCGCACTACACGCATATTGATGAAATCAATAAAGCGCTCGATTTGATTACATATAACGGTGCTAACGTTATGAGAGTGAACGATGAGTATGGAATCGAAGTAGGAAAACCAGCTAACTTTATCGTGTTGGATGCACAAGATGCTTATGAAGCAATTCGCGAACGTGCAGAAGTACTTATCTCCATCCGGAATGGGGATTATCTGTTTAAACGTGAGCCGCGGAAAAATGAAATCGAAATTGATTTCCTGAAACAATAA
- a CDS encoding DEAD/DEAH box helicase has product MFMQIEWSSDWKEGFVERLENRRAWDNWTLYKMCYDVEKAKLITDFDGLQCPKYLPELKPFPHQLEAAETVIERMNGKAILADEVGLGKTIQAGLILKEYLIRGLVKKALILVPASLVNQWIEELNQKFHIPVIQYKKAYDLNYCNIVIASIDMAKRSPHKENLYDQDFDLIIIDEAHKLKNPKTKNYEFVQNLKKKFCLLLTATPIQNDVFELFNLISLLKPGHLGNFETFQSVFSASKHNVEEDEFLKELINQVMVRNSRHDTGIEWTSRRVQIIPLEFSDEEKEVYDMISELKNVSSVFSSAFSMITLQKEICSSKEAAYLTLNEMCQKCTQPDEVAYTEELLRKLVALQVNTKAEKAYEIITQANEEKIIIFTEYRASQTFLMNYLYEKGIVSVPFNGQFSKSKREWMKQLFKEKAQVLIATESGSEGINLQFCHHVINYDLPWNPMKLEQRIGRVHRLGQEHDVNIYNLAIKHTIEDHILELLNVKIGVFEKVVGELDDILTAYKMSI; this is encoded by the coding sequence ATGTTTATGCAAATAGAATGGTCGTCCGATTGGAAAGAGGGCTTTGTTGAACGGTTGGAGAATCGCAGAGCTTGGGATAATTGGACGTTGTATAAGATGTGCTATGACGTTGAAAAAGCGAAATTGATTACAGACTTCGACGGCCTTCAATGCCCAAAATATTTACCTGAACTGAAGCCTTTTCCTCATCAGTTGGAGGCGGCGGAGACGGTCATCGAGCGGATGAACGGGAAAGCGATTCTTGCGGACGAAGTAGGTCTCGGGAAGACGATTCAAGCCGGGTTGATTCTGAAAGAATATCTCATTCGTGGCCTTGTCAAAAAAGCGCTGATCCTCGTTCCTGCATCACTGGTGAATCAATGGATCGAGGAACTGAATCAAAAATTTCATATACCAGTGATTCAGTATAAAAAAGCCTATGATTTAAACTACTGCAATATCGTCATTGCCAGCATCGATATGGCGAAAAGGAGTCCTCATAAGGAAAACCTTTATGACCAGGATTTTGATTTAATTATCATCGACGAGGCACATAAATTAAAGAACCCGAAAACGAAAAACTATGAGTTCGTGCAAAACCTGAAGAAAAAGTTCTGCCTGCTGTTAACAGCTACACCGATTCAAAATGATGTGTTTGAGCTGTTCAATTTGATTTCTTTATTAAAACCAGGGCATCTCGGCAATTTCGAGACATTCCAATCTGTTTTTTCAGCGAGCAAGCATAATGTGGAAGAGGATGAGTTCCTGAAGGAATTGATCAACCAAGTGATGGTGAGAAATTCAAGGCATGATACGGGCATCGAATGGACGAGCCGTCGTGTACAGATCATTCCGCTGGAGTTCAGCGATGAGGAAAAAGAAGTGTACGACATGATTTCAGAGCTGAAAAACGTGTCCTCTGTCTTTTCGAGCGCATTCTCGATGATCACATTGCAAAAGGAGATTTGCAGCAGTAAAGAAGCGGCCTACTTGACGTTGAATGAAATGTGCCAAAAGTGTACGCAGCCGGATGAAGTTGCTTATACAGAGGAATTGCTTCGGAAGTTAGTTGCACTTCAAGTCAACACGAAAGCGGAAAAGGCGTATGAAATCATTACGCAAGCGAACGAAGAAAAGATCATTATTTTCACGGAGTACCGGGCGAGCCAAACTTTTTTAATGAATTATTTATATGAAAAGGGCATTGTCAGCGTCCCGTTTAATGGGCAATTCAGCAAGAGTAAACGTGAGTGGATGAAGCAATTGTTCAAGGAAAAGGCGCAAGTATTAATTGCCACGGAATCTGGAAGTGAAGGGATCAACCTTCAATTTTGCCATCATGTGATCAATTATGATTTGCCGTGGAACCCGATGAAATTGGAGCAGCGGATTGGCCGTGTACATCGGTTAGGGCAAGAGCATGATGTTAATATATACAATTTGGCTATCAAACATACAATTGAGGACCATATATTGGAGCTGCTGAATGTGAAAATCGGCGTCTTTGAAAAAGTCGTCGGTGAGTTGGATGATATTTTAACCGCATATAAAATGTCTATTTAG
- a CDS encoding DUF485 domain-containing protein yields MTVKMKKADTPDNRKGKLITDGQLDYERLIETDEFKQLVKKKKHFFRPYVIAFFAIYLMLPILTGYTSILEARAIGWMTWTWVYAFGMFVMVWVLTQIYVKKARSFDKDVEQLLGKHVRK; encoded by the coding sequence ATGACAGTGAAGATGAAGAAAGCGGACACGCCCGATAATCGGAAGGGGAAACTGATAACAGACGGTCAGCTCGACTATGAGCGGCTCATCGAAACGGATGAGTTCAAGCAGCTTGTGAAAAAGAAGAAGCACTTTTTCAGGCCATATGTCATCGCTTTTTTTGCAATCTATTTAATGCTTCCGATTTTGACGGGGTATACGTCAATCCTTGAAGCGCGGGCAATCGGCTGGATGACGTGGACATGGGTCTATGCTTTTGGAATGTTTGTCATGGTGTGGGTGCTTACACAAATTTATGTAAAAAAGGCTAGATCATTCGATAAAGACGTCGAGCAATTGCTCGGAAAACACGTTCGGAAATAA
- a CDS encoding VOC family protein, with the protein MKLGAFSVSLNVKDIHASKAFYENLGFHSFGGDINQNWLIMKNEEKIIGLFQGMFEKNILTFNPGWNQHAENLDSFTDVRDLQKELKEKGVQLLTEADEESDGVAHFTLEDPDGNLILVDQHVNRP; encoded by the coding sequence TTGAAACTAGGAGCATTCTCTGTAAGTTTGAACGTGAAAGACATCCACGCATCGAAGGCATTTTACGAAAACCTTGGATTCCATTCGTTCGGAGGGGACATAAATCAGAACTGGCTCATCATGAAAAATGAAGAGAAGATTATCGGTCTCTTCCAAGGAATGTTCGAAAAAAACATTCTTACATTTAATCCTGGTTGGAATCAACACGCCGAAAACCTCGATTCATTTACGGATGTCAGAGACCTTCAAAAGGAACTGAAAGAGAAAGGGGTTCAACTGCTGACCGAGGCGGATGAAGAAAGTGACGGTGTTGCGCATTTCACACTTGAAGATCCCGATGGCAATTTAATTCTTGTTGACCAACATGTGAATCGTCCTTGA
- a CDS encoding DUF2500 domain-containing protein, with protein sequence MGFSPVDDFMFSAMPIFGFIVFALVIGIFIFVIVKGISQWSSNNNSPRLTVPAQVKTKRTNTSGGSGDSSAHTSYYVTFQVESGDRMELQMPGKEYGMLAEGDLGILTFQGTRYLGFERKGTAD encoded by the coding sequence ATGGGCTTTTCTCCGGTCGACGATTTTATGTTTAGTGCTATGCCGATTTTCGGCTTCATCGTTTTCGCTCTCGTCATAGGTATATTCATTTTTGTAATTGTAAAAGGCATTAGCCAATGGTCCTCAAATAACAATTCACCGCGCTTGACTGTCCCGGCGCAGGTGAAAACGAAGCGTACAAATACAAGTGGCGGCAGCGGCGATTCCTCTGCACACACGAGTTACTACGTCACGTTCCAAGTGGAAAGCGGAGACCGGATGGAACTGCAAATGCCCGGGAAAGAGTACGGCATGTTAGCTGAAGGCGACCTCGGCATCCTCACCTTTCAAGGCACGCGGTACTTGGGATTTGAACGAAAAGGCACGGCCGACTGA
- a CDS encoding class I SAM-dependent methyltransferase: MDLEVVRNFYDETVQYEWERLERHKVEFELTKRFLNRYIKPKDKVLDLGGGPGKYSLYLAENGCDVTLADLSQNNVEFAINKAEEFGLPLKGIQADSRDLSEFEDNLFDFVLCMGPMYHLKSENDRIKTIKECLKKLKPNGIIFVSFISSYSFVWDYLIRNPEFILDNERKAQLNKIVEEEDFAGEGFSDNFFISPKNVLPFFNQFNLKKLHLINIESFLYLREPELLKHQPEVINAWLDLAEQVCEREDLLSFAEHIMYIGKKTD; encoded by the coding sequence ATGGACTTAGAAGTTGTAAGGAATTTCTATGATGAAACAGTACAGTATGAGTGGGAACGACTCGAACGTCACAAAGTTGAATTTGAACTTACCAAACGATTCCTAAATCGTTATATCAAGCCTAAAGATAAAGTATTAGACCTCGGTGGTGGTCCAGGCAAGTATTCTTTATATCTTGCTGAAAATGGTTGCGATGTGACATTAGCTGATCTATCGCAAAACAATGTAGAGTTTGCAATAAATAAAGCCGAAGAATTTGGTCTCCCGCTTAAGGGCATACAAGCAGATAGTCGCGATTTATCCGAATTCGAAGATAATCTATTTGATTTTGTTCTATGCATGGGCCCGATGTATCACCTTAAAAGCGAAAACGATAGAATCAAAACAATTAAAGAATGTTTGAAAAAGCTAAAGCCAAATGGGATTATCTTCGTGTCCTTCATCTCCTCTTATTCGTTTGTTTGGGACTACCTCATACGTAATCCTGAATTTATTTTAGATAATGAGCGAAAAGCACAACTAAACAAAATAGTGGAAGAAGAGGATTTTGCGGGAGAAGGGTTTTCAGACAACTTTTTCATATCACCTAAAAATGTACTTCCATTCTTCAACCAATTCAACCTTAAAAAACTGCATTTAATTAACATCGAAAGTTTTTTATATCTTCGCGAGCCAGAACTGCTCAAGCACCAACCCGAAGTGATCAACGCTTGGTTGGATTTGGCTGAACAGGTATGTGAACGGGAGGATTTACTTAGTTTCGCTGAACATATAATGTATATAGGTAAAAAAACCGATTAA